Proteins encoded in a region of the Zunongwangia endophytica genome:
- a CDS encoding DNA polymerase III subunit gamma/tau: MEHFVVSARKYRPQTFKDVVGQQAITNTLDNAIAHNHLAQALLFTGPRGVGKTTCARILAKMINQDGTQSPDEDFAFNIFELDAASNNSVDDIRNLIDQVRIPPQVGKYKVYIIDEVHMLSTSAFNAFLKTLEEPPQHAIFILATTEKHKIIPTILSRCQIFDFKRITVTDAKEYLKYIAEQEGVTADEDALQIIAQKADGAMRDALSIYDRVVSFSGNNLTRQAVTENLNVLDYDTYMQVTDLLLENNIPQLLILFNDILSNGFDGHHFIAGLASHFRDLLVCKDQRTIQLLEVGEQTKAKYFEQSQKTSQQFLLEAINLANECDLKYKSSRNQRLLVELSLMQIASVTFDGEKKNSSPKIVPAAHFEQPAKSISKEEKSIIRNNEYGQDHTAPEKSQQPSVENRTENDSCLPETKPENKEYFSEEVPKISEEEPKETESTKIKPEQNEAPKTAPVTDPEIKKERVSGLSLASIRKKKELAAQVRDQAPEREAVMTEEFSETQVQAAWDDYVHRLKKHGEKILASILETDLPTLKGNNEIHLELPAESMKIDLERGQHKLMSFLKGRLKNTTISLVIDVNEATAKKFVFTPIEKYNKLKEKNPLLDKLRTTFDLDV; encoded by the coding sequence ATGGAACATTTTGTAGTTTCGGCACGTAAATACAGGCCACAGACATTTAAGGATGTTGTTGGGCAGCAAGCAATTACCAATACACTGGATAATGCTATTGCTCACAATCACCTTGCACAGGCCTTATTGTTCACCGGCCCGCGTGGTGTGGGAAAAACAACTTGTGCTCGTATTTTGGCAAAAATGATTAATCAGGATGGTACCCAAAGTCCTGATGAAGATTTTGCTTTTAATATTTTCGAGCTCGATGCCGCCTCTAACAACTCGGTTGATGATATTCGAAATCTAATCGATCAGGTCAGAATTCCGCCGCAAGTAGGAAAATATAAAGTGTATATTATTGACGAGGTTCATATGTTATCGACTTCGGCTTTTAATGCATTTCTTAAAACCCTTGAAGAACCGCCACAACACGCGATTTTTATACTTGCAACAACCGAGAAGCACAAGATTATTCCGACGATTCTTTCTCGTTGCCAAATATTTGATTTCAAAAGAATTACGGTAACCGATGCTAAAGAATATTTAAAATATATTGCGGAACAAGAAGGCGTAACTGCAGATGAAGATGCTTTGCAAATTATAGCACAAAAGGCAGATGGAGCTATGCGTGATGCACTTTCCATTTATGACCGTGTAGTTAGCTTTAGCGGAAATAACTTAACCCGCCAGGCGGTAACTGAAAACCTGAACGTATTAGATTATGATACGTATATGCAGGTTACCGACTTGTTACTGGAAAATAATATTCCGCAATTGTTGATATTGTTTAATGACATCTTATCCAATGGATTTGATGGTCATCATTTTATTGCTGGTCTAGCATCTCATTTTAGAGATCTATTGGTATGTAAAGACCAAAGAACTATTCAGCTTTTAGAAGTTGGGGAACAAACAAAAGCTAAATATTTTGAGCAGTCGCAAAAGACTTCACAGCAATTTTTGCTAGAGGCTATCAATCTGGCCAACGAATGTGATCTAAAATATAAAAGCAGCAGAAATCAACGACTCCTGGTCGAGTTATCACTTATGCAAATTGCCTCTGTCACTTTCGACGGAGAAAAAAAAAACAGCAGTCCTAAAATAGTTCCCGCTGCTCATTTCGAACAACCTGCAAAATCGATCTCAAAAGAAGAAAAATCGATTATTAGGAATAACGAATATGGGCAGGATCACACGGCTCCTGAAAAATCACAACAACCTTCAGTAGAAAATCGTACGGAGAACGACAGCTGTTTACCCGAAACTAAACCTGAAAATAAGGAATATTTTAGCGAAGAAGTACCAAAAATTTCTGAGGAGGAACCGAAGGAAACAGAAAGCACTAAGATTAAGCCTGAACAGAACGAAGCTCCAAAAACAGCTCCTGTAACCGATCCTGAGATAAAAAAGGAACGAGTTTCTGGTCTTTCTCTTGCCAGTATTCGTAAGAAAAAAGAGCTTGCAGCTCAGGTAAGAGATCAAGCTCCAGAACGTGAAGCAGTGATGACTGAGGAGTTCTCGGAAACACAAGTACAGGCAGCCTGGGATGATTACGTACACCGATTAAAAAAACACGGGGAGAAAATCTTAGCATCAATCTTAGAAACTGACCTTCCTACATTAAAGGGAAATAATGAAATTCATTTAGAATTGCCGGCAGAATCAATGAAAATTGATTTAGAAAGAGGTCAGCATAAATTGATGAGCTTTTTAAAAGGAAGATTAAAAAACACTACAATTTCTTTGGTTATCGATGTTAACGAAGCCACTGCGAAAAAATTTGTATTTACACCAATAGAAAAATACAATAAGCTAAAAGAGAAAAATCCGCTTTTGGATAAATTACGAACAACTTTTGATCTAGACGTATAA
- a CDS encoding tRNA-(ms[2]io[6]A)-hydroxylase, producing the protein MLGLKLPTDPRWADIANKNIEEILIDHAWCEQKAASTAISLIVTYPEYPELVTAMVALSREEMGHFKMVHDKILERNIEMGWDRKDEYVVQLLKFFPKGGSRETQLIHRLLIAGLIEARSCERFRLLSEKLEDKELAEFYKNLMISEANHYTMFLKFARKYGDREIVDKKWNDLLDFEGKMIQGLGSKETIHG; encoded by the coding sequence ATGCTTGGTTTAAAACTTCCTACAGATCCCAGATGGGCAGATATCGCTAATAAAAATATTGAAGAAATTCTAATAGATCACGCCTGGTGTGAGCAAAAAGCGGCTTCAACAGCGATCTCACTTATCGTAACCTATCCTGAATATCCAGAACTGGTCACTGCAATGGTAGCTTTATCTCGAGAAGAAATGGGCCATTTTAAAATGGTTCATGATAAAATTTTAGAGCGTAATATTGAAATGGGTTGGGATCGTAAAGACGAATATGTAGTTCAGCTTTTAAAATTCTTTCCAAAAGGTGGAAGCCGTGAAACTCAGCTTATCCATCGATTATTAATTGCGGGACTTATTGAAGCTCGAAGTTGTGAACGCTTTAGATTACTTAGCGAAAAACTTGAAGATAAAGAATTAGCCGAATTTTATAAAAACTTAATGATTAGTGAAGCAAACCACTATACGATGTTTTTAAAATTCGCCAGAAAATACGGGGATCGAGAAATCGTCGATAAAAAATGGAACGACCTTCTAGACTTTGAAGGAAAAATGATTCAGGGTTTAGGAAGCAAGGAAACTATTCACGGTTAA
- a CDS encoding Ppx/GppA phosphatase family protein, protein MIVQKNYAAIDIGSNAIRLLVSTITEKEGIEPNFRKTSLVRVPIRLGADVFLKQNISENNQNRMLDAMHAFSLLMKAHGVEKYKACATSAMREAKNGDEVTAMLKEKTGVEIEIIDGSHEAAIIAATDLHALIQDDHNYLYVDVGGGSTEYTFYSNGKSIASRSFKVGTVRLLNDLVENKTWREMESWVKEHSKGLEDISLIGSGGNINNIFKNSGKKDGKPLSLAYLKKYDELLNSYTYEERITELDLKNDRADVIIPASRIYLNSMKWAKAAQIFVPKIGLADGIIKSLYHSS, encoded by the coding sequence GTGATAGTACAAAAGAATTATGCCGCTATAGATATTGGATCTAACGCTATTAGATTGTTAGTATCCACCATTACTGAAAAAGAAGGAATAGAACCTAACTTTAGAAAAACCTCTTTGGTACGTGTGCCCATTAGATTGGGAGCAGATGTTTTTCTTAAACAAAATATATCTGAAAATAATCAAAATCGGATGTTGGACGCCATGCACGCTTTTAGCTTATTGATGAAAGCTCACGGAGTTGAAAAATACAAAGCCTGTGCAACATCGGCAATGCGAGAAGCAAAAAATGGTGATGAGGTTACGGCTATGCTCAAAGAAAAGACAGGCGTTGAGATTGAAATTATAGACGGTTCTCACGAAGCTGCTATTATTGCTGCTACAGATTTACATGCTTTAATTCAGGATGATCATAATTATCTCTACGTGGATGTTGGTGGTGGGAGCACCGAGTATACTTTTTACAGTAATGGTAAAAGCATCGCATCTCGTTCTTTTAAAGTTGGTACTGTTCGATTATTAAATGATCTTGTAGAGAATAAAACCTGGAGAGAAATGGAATCCTGGGTTAAGGAGCATTCAAAAGGATTAGAAGATATTAGCTTAATCGGTTCTGGGGGGAATATCAATAATATTTTCAAAAATAGTGGTAAAAAGGACGGCAAGCCATTAAGTCTGGCCTATCTTAAAAAGTATGATGAATTACTGAATAGTTATACCTACGAAGAACGAATAACTGAATTAGATTTAAAAAATGACCGTGCAGATGTTATAATTCCTGCTTCTAGGATCTATTTGAATTCTATGAAGTGGGCAAAAGCAGCACAAATTTTTGTTCCTAAAATTGGTTTAGCAGATGGGATTATTAAATCCCTTTACCATTCTAGTTAA
- the ppk1 gene encoding polyphosphate kinase 1 codes for MQENKYINRELSWLQFNNRVLQEAEDESVPLIERLRFLGIFSNNLDEFFKVRYATVKRIDLAGKTGKSALGGIKASKLLEDITKEVIKQQSESLKILDKIQHRLRDEHGICVINEKEVSESQQKFVKDYFLSQVSPALVTIVLNDLEELPSLKDSAAYLAVTMEMKAPKASRKITNIVSSKKERKYVLIEIPRSIERFVMLPSDDDKRYIIILDDLIRYNLNSIFNIFEYENISAHMIKITRDAELDIDSDLSKSFIEKISESVKDRIKGDPVRFVYDKNIDKDTLKYLMNKMGIDHADSIIPGGRYHNRRDYMGFPRLGSKELLYDTKEAMPIPGLALQTSLINGVGKKDYLLYAPYQSFSYVVKFLREAALDPRVKTIKITIYRLAKISHIASSLINAVKNGKKVLVQIELRARFDEAANIKYAEQMQREGVKLIFGVPGLKVHCKTCVIEREESNGKLKKYGFISTGNFNESTSKLYTDYTLFTANQEILKEVNKVFDFFETNYKVSKYRHLIVSPHYTRATLYKLIQTEIDNQLQGKPAGIKLKLNSLSDYPMIDKLYQASRAGVKVKLIVRGINCLIPGVPGMSENIESISIIDKYLEHPRIYIFENAGNAKVFISSADLMNRNLDNRVEIACPIYDHDIKQEIIDGFEISWSDNVKARVFSEKQNNAYRKKTKPRIRSQEALYDYYVNKNENFKQ; via the coding sequence ATGCAGGAAAATAAATACATCAATCGCGAATTAAGTTGGCTTCAATTTAATAATAGAGTTTTACAGGAAGCAGAAGACGAATCTGTACCATTAATAGAACGTTTACGATTTTTAGGGATTTTCAGTAATAATTTGGATGAATTTTTTAAAGTCCGTTATGCTACTGTAAAGCGTATTGATCTTGCAGGTAAGACTGGGAAAAGTGCTTTGGGCGGAATAAAAGCAAGCAAATTACTTGAGGATATTACCAAGGAAGTAATCAAACAGCAATCTGAAAGTTTAAAAATATTAGATAAGATTCAGCATCGACTTCGTGATGAACATGGCATTTGTGTGATAAATGAGAAAGAGGTATCTGAATCACAACAAAAATTTGTAAAAGATTATTTTCTATCTCAAGTAAGTCCGGCCCTTGTAACGATCGTTTTAAATGATCTAGAAGAATTGCCCAGCTTAAAGGATAGTGCCGCTTATCTCGCGGTTACTATGGAAATGAAAGCTCCAAAAGCTTCTCGAAAAATAACCAATATCGTTAGCTCTAAAAAGGAGCGCAAGTATGTACTTATAGAAATACCGAGAAGCATCGAGCGTTTCGTGATGTTACCTTCAGACGATGATAAGCGCTATATTATCATCTTGGATGATTTGATTCGGTATAATCTAAATAGTATTTTCAATATTTTCGAATATGAAAATATCTCTGCGCATATGATCAAAATTACTAGGGATGCTGAATTAGATATAGATAGCGACTTGAGTAAAAGTTTTATTGAAAAGATATCAGAAAGTGTAAAAGATCGAATTAAAGGAGATCCCGTTCGTTTTGTTTACGATAAAAATATCGATAAGGATACCTTAAAGTATTTAATGAACAAAATGGGAATTGATCATGCAGATAGTATCATTCCCGGTGGTAGATATCACAATAGGCGTGATTATATGGGATTCCCAAGATTGGGCAGTAAAGAGCTACTTTACGATACTAAAGAAGCGATGCCAATCCCAGGATTAGCATTACAAACCAGCTTGATTAATGGCGTGGGGAAGAAGGATTATCTGCTGTATGCGCCTTACCAGAGTTTCTCATATGTCGTTAAATTTTTACGTGAAGCTGCGCTAGATCCAAGGGTGAAAACAATAAAAATTACCATATACCGACTTGCCAAAATTTCCCACATCGCCAGTTCTTTAATCAATGCGGTAAAAAACGGTAAAAAGGTTTTGGTGCAAATAGAACTAAGAGCGCGTTTTGATGAAGCTGCCAATATCAAATATGCCGAGCAGATGCAGCGAGAAGGCGTGAAGCTTATATTCGGTGTCCCAGGATTAAAAGTTCATTGCAAAACTTGTGTGATAGAGCGTGAAGAAAGCAACGGAAAATTAAAGAAATATGGTTTTATAAGTACTGGAAACTTTAACGAGTCAACTTCTAAATTATATACTGATTATACGCTTTTCACAGCAAATCAGGAGATTTTGAAGGAAGTAAATAAGGTTTTCGACTTTTTTGAAACTAATTATAAAGTAAGTAAATATCGCCATCTAATTGTTTCTCCGCATTATACAAGAGCAACGCTATATAAGCTTATTCAAACTGAAATAGATAATCAATTACAAGGAAAACCAGCCGGAATTAAATTAAAGCTGAACAGCCTTTCAGATTATCCAATGATCGATAAGTTGTATCAGGCAAGTAGAGCGGGAGTAAAGGTGAAATTAATAGTTAGAGGAATTAATTGCTTAATCCCTGGAGTTCCGGGTATGAGTGAGAATATTGAATCTATAAGTATAATCGATAAATATCTGGAACATCCCCGAATTTATATTTTTGAGAATGCAGGGAATGCTAAAGTTTTTATTTCTTCCGCAGATTTAATGAATAGAAATCTAGATAATCGAGTAGAGATTGCTTGTCCTATCTACGATCACGATATCAAGCAGGAAATTATCGATGGTTTCGAAATCAGTTGGAGTGATAACGTGAAAGCACGTGTTTTTTCAGAAAAACAAAATAATGCTTACCGCAAGAAAACAAAACCCAGAATTCGATCCCAGGAAGCCTTATACGATTATTACGTAAATAAGAACGAAAATTTTAAGCAGTGA
- a CDS encoding SixA phosphatase family protein, which yields MKRLVIIRHGKSSWKHDVEDDERPLKKRAYKDAEVVLNVFKAFYDQNINKDKAAFWSSHAVRAHETAKIFKDKLVIDESDFEVKESLYTFNHTRLKKVIQTASDSIETLVIFSHNPAITNFVNHAGHRTYDNIPTTGLCVIEFDVDSWQSISSGKTLLTLFPKNLR from the coding sequence ATGAAACGTCTAGTTATAATAAGGCACGGTAAATCTTCCTGGAAGCATGATGTTGAAGATGACGAGCGACCTCTTAAAAAAAGGGCTTATAAAGATGCTGAAGTTGTGTTGAACGTCTTTAAAGCATTTTATGATCAAAATATAAATAAAGATAAAGCTGCTTTTTGGAGTAGCCACGCTGTAAGAGCTCACGAGACTGCTAAAATTTTTAAAGATAAACTGGTTATAGATGAAAGCGATTTTGAAGTAAAAGAAAGCTTATATACTTTTAATCATACCAGATTAAAAAAAGTGATTCAAACTGCTTCAGATTCTATAGAAACACTAGTTATTTTTTCTCATAACCCGGCAATCACCAACTTTGTTAATCATGCAGGGCATCGAACCTACGACAATATACCTACCACTGGTCTGTGTGTTATAGAGTTTGATGTTGATAGTTGGCAATCCATTTCATCAGGCAAAACATTATTAACTTTATTTCCAAAGAATTTACGCTAA
- the pdxH gene encoding pyridoxamine 5'-phosphate oxidase: protein MSRNLQDYRQSYEKSELLESSISNNPFILFEQWFNETEVEGGSGEVNAMTISTIGLDGFPKARVVLLKSYSKDGFVFYTNFNSEKGKSIANNPHVCLSFFWPSTERQVIVKGLVEKVDEETATKYYHSRPRGSQLGAWASPQSSEIASREVLEENLAEVENKYEGKEIPKPEHWGGYIVKPLSIEFWQGRQNRLHDRITFNLEDAEWNSKRLAP from the coding sequence ATGAGTAGAAATCTTCAGGATTATAGACAATCTTACGAGAAAAGTGAATTATTAGAGAGCAGTATTTCAAATAATCCTTTTATATTATTTGAGCAATGGTTTAATGAAACCGAAGTCGAAGGCGGTTCAGGAGAAGTTAATGCAATGACGATTTCTACAATTGGTTTGGATGGTTTTCCAAAAGCTCGGGTAGTACTTCTAAAATCATACAGCAAAGATGGTTTTGTTTTCTACACTAATTTTAATTCTGAAAAAGGAAAATCTATAGCTAATAATCCACATGTTTGTTTATCGTTTTTTTGGCCATCGACAGAGCGGCAGGTAATTGTAAAAGGTTTAGTGGAAAAAGTGGATGAAGAAACTGCCACTAAATATTACCATTCTCGTCCCAGAGGAAGTCAATTAGGCGCCTGGGCTTCCCCGCAAAGTTCAGAAATTGCCTCTAGAGAGGTTTTAGAAGAAAATCTGGCTGAGGTTGAAAATAAATATGAAGGAAAAGAAATTCCAAAACCGGAGCATTGGGGCGGATATATTGTAAAACCTCTAAGTATTGAATTTTGGCAGGGTAGACAAAACAGGTTACATGATCGTATTACTTTTAATTTAGAGGATGCTGAATGGAATTCTAAACGTTTAGCTCCGTAA
- a CDS encoding ribonuclease Z, producing the protein MKIDILGCYAATPRSLTNPTSQVLTMQNQLFLIDCGEGTQVQLRKNKIKFGKIEHIFISHLHGDHFYGLIGLISTFMLLNREKELHIYGPKGIKEVILLQLKLSKAWTPYPLYFHELSSTKSEKIYENEKLSVETIPLVHRVYTNGFLFKEKEGDRKLLIDEARKYKIDVTLFKSLKKGKDVISEDGTLIKNELVTEAGDAPKSYAFCSDTAFSEEIIPQISNIDVLYHESTFLQEQLKYADPTKHSTAMQAATIAKRANVKKLILGHYSTRYSNIELFKSEAEQVFSDVLLAEDGKSFEF; encoded by the coding sequence ATGAAGATCGATATTCTGGGCTGTTATGCAGCCACCCCACGTTCGCTTACCAATCCCACATCGCAGGTCTTAACGATGCAAAATCAATTATTCTTGATTGATTGCGGAGAAGGAACTCAGGTTCAGCTTCGTAAAAATAAGATCAAATTTGGCAAAATAGAGCATATTTTTATTTCTCATCTCCATGGTGATCATTTTTATGGTTTAATAGGCCTTATCTCTACATTTATGCTGCTGAATAGAGAAAAGGAGTTGCATATTTATGGTCCTAAAGGAATTAAAGAAGTGATTCTACTTCAATTGAAGCTATCGAAAGCCTGGACGCCTTATCCACTTTATTTTCACGAATTATCTTCAACAAAGTCAGAGAAAATTTACGAAAATGAAAAACTTTCCGTAGAAACTATTCCGCTAGTGCATAGAGTATATACCAATGGATTTCTGTTTAAAGAAAAAGAGGGAGATCGTAAACTTTTAATTGATGAGGCGCGAAAGTATAAGATCGATGTAACGCTTTTTAAAAGTTTGAAAAAAGGTAAAGATGTAATTTCTGAAGATGGTACACTTATCAAAAATGAGCTGGTAACCGAAGCTGGAGACGCTCCTAAAAGTTATGCGTTTTGTAGTGACACGGCTTTTTCTGAAGAAATTATTCCGCAGATATCGAATATCGATGTGTTGTATCACGAATCTACCTTTTTGCAGGAGCAACTAAAATACGCAGATCCTACTAAGCATAGTACAGCAATGCAGGCGGCTACGATAGCGAAGCGTGCAAACGTGAAAAAGCTTATTTTGGGTCATTATTCTACTCGTTATTCTAATATTGAGCTTTTTAAATCTGAAGCTGAGCAAGTTTTTTCTGATGTTTTATTAGCAGAGGATGGCAAGAGTTTTGAGTTCTAA
- a CDS encoding ribonuclease Z, with amino-acid sequence MKIEKKSNYLLITDAQDSITDFASRLTANHHEFEGENVIIDILNHKQLELEQLLGFLELSTVHRANKKSFVIANNSVDIDKIPEELFVAPTLKEAEDIIQMEELERELGF; translated from the coding sequence ATGAAAATTGAAAAGAAATCAAACTATCTATTAATTACCGATGCACAAGATTCAATAACAGATTTTGCATCGCGTTTAACCGCAAATCATCATGAATTTGAGGGGGAAAACGTCATAATAGATATTTTAAATCATAAGCAGTTAGAATTAGAACAATTACTTGGATTCTTAGAACTTTCAACTGTACATCGCGCCAACAAAAAATCCTTCGTGATTGCTAATAATTCTGTTGATATTGATAAAATTCCAGAAGAATTATTTGTGGCACCAACCTTAAAAGAAGCAGAAGATATTATCCAAATGGAAGAGCTTGAACGAGAGCTGGGATTTTAA
- a CDS encoding aspartate carbamoyltransferase catalytic subunit, which yields MSELSVNHLLGIKYLQKSDIDLIFKTADHFKEIINRPIKKVPSLRDITIANLFFENSTRTRLSFELAEKRLSADTINFSAASSSVKKGETLIDTVNNILSMKVDMVVMRHPNPGAGIFLSKHVKASIVNAGDGAHEHPTQALLDSYSIRERLGDVEGKNVVIVGDILHSRVALSNIFALKLQGANVKVCGPKTLIPKYIDSLGVEVETNLIKALEWCDVANMLRVQNERMDISYFPSTREYTQQFGLNKKILDSLNKEIVVMHPGPINRGVEITSDVADSDQAIILDQVQNGVAVRMAVIYLLASKIKQ from the coding sequence ATGAGCGAACTAAGTGTTAACCACTTACTGGGTATTAAGTACTTGCAAAAATCGGATATTGATTTAATTTTTAAAACTGCCGATCATTTTAAAGAAATTATAAACCGACCAATTAAAAAAGTTCCTTCATTACGTGATATTACCATAGCTAACTTATTTTTTGAAAATAGTACAAGAACACGACTTTCTTTTGAGCTTGCCGAGAAACGATTAAGTGCAGACACGATAAACTTTTCAGCTGCATCTTCTTCTGTAAAGAAAGGAGAAACGCTTATCGACACCGTAAACAACATTCTGTCGATGAAGGTGGATATGGTTGTTATGCGACATCCTAATCCTGGAGCGGGAATTTTTCTCTCTAAACATGTTAAGGCAAGTATTGTTAATGCTGGGGATGGAGCGCACGAGCATCCTACACAAGCACTTTTAGATTCTTATTCTATACGAGAACGTTTAGGTGATGTTGAAGGTAAAAATGTAGTAATTGTAGGTGATATTCTTCACAGCAGGGTAGCGCTTTCTAATATTTTTGCGCTAAAACTTCAGGGTGCAAATGTCAAAGTTTGTGGTCCTAAAACTTTAATTCCTAAGTATATTGATTCTTTAGGAGTAGAAGTAGAAACTAACCTGATCAAGGCACTAGAGTGGTGCGATGTTGCTAACATGTTGCGAGTGCAAAATGAGCGAATGGATATTAGCTATTTTCCTTCAACAAGAGAATATACGCAACAATTCGGTTTGAATAAGAAAATCCTCGACAGCTTAAATAAAGAAATTGTAGTTATGCATCCCGGGCCAATTAATCGCGGAGTAGAGATTACGAGTGATGTGGCTGATAGTGATCAGGCAATTATTTTAGATCAGGTTCAAAACGGGGTTGCAGTGAGAATGGCAGTTATTTATTTATTGGCTTCAAAGATCAAACAATAG
- the pyrR gene encoding bifunctional pyr operon transcriptional regulator/uracil phosphoribosyltransferase PyrR — MSQKVLLTAKEVQIILQRLACQLVENHSDFSNTVLIGIQPRGIFLLKRLEEILESEYDIKSLKTGQLDITFYRDDFRRSDKPLEANKTKIDFVVEDKRVVFIDDVLYTGRSIRAALTAIQSFGRPKEIELLSFIDRRFSRHLPIQPDYNGRQVDAINEEKVIVNWKENEGEDIVYLISK; from the coding sequence ATGAGTCAAAAAGTGCTACTTACCGCTAAAGAAGTACAAATCATTTTGCAACGACTGGCTTGCCAGCTTGTAGAAAATCATTCTGACTTTTCTAATACTGTTCTTATTGGAATTCAGCCACGTGGTATTTTCTTACTGAAAAGACTTGAGGAAATACTCGAGAGCGAATATGATATCAAAAGTCTGAAAACCGGCCAGCTGGATATCACCTTTTATCGCGACGATTTTAGAAGAAGCGACAAACCTTTAGAGGCTAATAAGACCAAAATTGATTTCGTGGTAGAAGATAAGCGAGTTGTTTTTATTGATGATGTTCTGTATACCGGTAGAAGTATACGTGCAGCATTAACAGCAATTCAGTCTTTTGGAAGACCTAAGGAAATTGAATTATTAAGCTTTATCGATCGTCGTTTTAGCAGGCATTTGCCTATTCAGCCAGATTATAATGGGAGACAGGTAGATGCTATCAACGAAGAGAAAGTGATAGTAAACTGGAAAGAAAATGAAGGTGAAGATATTGTTTACCTTATTTCAAAATAA
- a CDS encoding bestrophin family protein yields the protein MIVARNLKWKQVFFYMWKPMLYFLVLSLVIYILHAKFGMKSLSIPFNAVATLSTALAIYLGFKNNSAYDRWWEARKIWGLLVNYSRAWSREILSLSFTAKNDESQEIINWQKKVIYRHIAFVHSLRVFLRIKHPYNQNKTEIYEGSNQYDDIKDFVSAEEFKSFLDKNNPPNYLIQLQSEDLKYAYRKGWISDYRFVRLDETLTEFNNHQGMSERIKNTPMPRPYSFFSRVFVYLHGTLVPFAFIEDLGWLNVPLSLIINFIFLALDTIGERTEDPFENRMDDTPLTAISLTIETNLKEMIGDKNFPKKQKAIEGVVL from the coding sequence ATGATTGTAGCCAGAAATTTAAAATGGAAACAGGTTTTCTTCTATATGTGGAAGCCTATGCTCTATTTTCTTGTATTATCTTTAGTAATCTACATATTGCACGCTAAATTTGGTATGAAGAGCTTAAGCATTCCATTTAATGCCGTGGCAACTCTAAGTACGGCACTTGCTATTTATTTGGGTTTTAAAAATAACAGCGCCTATGATAGATGGTGGGAAGCCCGAAAAATTTGGGGCCTGCTGGTAAATTATAGTAGAGCTTGGAGTAGAGAAATTTTAAGCCTAAGCTTTACAGCTAAAAATGACGAATCTCAAGAAATAATTAATTGGCAGAAAAAAGTAATTTATCGCCATATTGCTTTTGTTCATTCCCTTAGAGTATTTTTGAGGATTAAACATCCCTATAATCAAAATAAAACTGAGATTTACGAAGGATCAAACCAGTACGATGATATCAAAGATTTTGTAAGCGCAGAAGAATTTAAAAGTTTTCTAGACAAAAACAATCCGCCAAATTACCTTATCCAACTACAGAGTGAAGATCTAAAATATGCTTATAGAAAAGGGTGGATTTCAGATTATCGATTTGTAAGATTGGACGAAACTTTAACCGAATTTAATAATCACCAGGGAATGAGCGAGCGAATTAAGAATACGCCAATGCCCCGGCCTTATAGTTTCTTTTCCAGAGTATTTGTTTATCTGCACGGCACATTGGTTCCGTTTGCATTTATCGAAGATTTAGGATGGTTAAACGTACCGTTATCCTTAATTATTAACTTTATTTTTCTTGCATTAGATACGATTGGAGAACGTACAGAAGATCCTTTTGAAAATCGGATGGACGATACTCCGCTTACCGCCATTAGTTTAACTATAGAAACCAATTTAAAAGAAATGATTGGTGATAAAAATTTCCCTAAAAAACAAAAAGCTATAGAAGGAGTTGTTTTATAA